A single window of Phyllostomus discolor isolate MPI-MPIP mPhyDis1 chromosome 13, mPhyDis1.pri.v3, whole genome shotgun sequence DNA harbors:
- the SPDL1 gene encoding protein Spindly encodes MEADIITDLRCKLKEVEEERLKAAQYGLQLVESQNELQTQLDNCRNEIMTITESYEQEKYTLQREVELKSRMLESLTSECEAIKQDQKMHLEKLEEQLSRTHGQEVNELKNKLEKLKAELDEARLSEKQLKHKVDHQKELLSHKSEEMRVMSERAHETMSSEVLALQTELADMEGVKTTLQEEVNELQYRQEQLELLNSNLMRQVDRLTEEKEDREKEAISYYSALEKARLANQDLQVQLDQALQQALDPNSKGNSLFAEVEDRRAAMERQLISMKVKYQSLKKQNAFNREQMQRMKLQIATLLQMKGSQTEFEQQERLFAMLEQKNGEIKHLLGEIRNLEKFKSLYESMESKPSDNSGALKDTTYYTDLLQIKLNNSNKENESTKGELSIQRMKALFESQRALDIERKLFANERCLQFSQSENMRLRAKIDELKLKYEPEEKMEVPILKKRREVLPVDVRTPDDGCVLSASGEEVPRSPRQREEAQSCASHLEGNNLQLEKTVSVNTPGGPLSPRQSLPTSIQPAKEKKRVTLREVPTVSARSGNSLEAPRLDAESELPAEVKEEKETASKLEKKTCKKSHPILYVSSKSTPETQCPQQ; translated from the exons ATGGAGGCAGACATCATCACGGACCTCCGGTGCAAGCTCAAAGAGGTGGAGGAAGAGCGGCTGAAGGCCGCGCAGTATGGCTTGCAGCTGGTGGAGAGCCAGAACGAGTTACAGACACAACTAGATAACTGCCGTAACGAAATAATGACCATCACTGAG AGTTACgaacaagaaaaatatactctTCAGAGAGAAGTCGAGCTCAAGAGTCGAATGCTAGAAAGTTTGACCTCGGAATGCGAAGCTATAAAACAGGATCAAAAAATGCACCTGGAGAAGCTAGAAGAACAACTGAGCAGAACCCATGGACAGGAAGTGAATGAACTGAAAAATAAG TTAGAGAAATTGAAAGCGGAATTAGATGAAGCTAGGCTCAGTGAAAAGCAGCTGAAGCACAAAGTGGACCATCAGAAGGAACTCCTGTCTCATAAGTCGGAGGAGATGCGGGTGATGTCAGAGCGTGCCCACGAAACCATGTCTTCAGAGGTGCTGGCCCTTCAGACTGAACTCGCGGACATGGAGGGCGTGAAG ACCACCCTCCAAGAAGAAGTGAATGAACTGCAATACAGACAAGAACAACTAGAACTTCTGAATTCCAACTTAATGCGCCAGGTCGACCGGCTCACGGAGGAAAAAGAGGACCGAGAGAAGGAGGCGATTTCTTACTACAGCGCTTTAGAG AAAGCACGTCTAGCAAATCAAGATCTTCAAGTGCAATTAGACCAAGCCCTCCAGCAAGCCTTGGACCCCAACAGTAAAGGCAACTCCTTGTTTGCAGAG GTGGAAGATCGAAGGGCAGCAATGGAGCGTCAGCTTATCAGCATGAAAGTCAAGTACCAGTCACTAAAGAAGCAAAACGCATTTAACAGAGAACAGATGCAAAGAATGAAG TTACAAATCGCCACATTGCTACAAATGAAAGGGTCTCAGACCGAGTTTGAGCAGCAGGAACGGCTCTTTGCCATGCTGGAGCAGAAGAACGGTGAAATTAAACATCTGTTGGGGGAAATTAGAAATCTGGAGAAATTTAAG AGTTTATATGAAAGTATGGAATCTAAGCCCTCAGACAACTCTGGTGCTCTGAAAGATACCACCTATTACACAGATTTGCTTCAGATAAAGCTCAACAATTCAAA caaagaaaatgaaagcactaaAGGTGAATTGTCCATACAGCGGATGAAAGCATTATTTGAGAGCCAGCGGGCTCTGGATATTGAGCGAAAACTTTTTGCCAATGAGAGATGCCTGCAGTTTTCCCAAAGTGAGAATATGAGACTGAGAGCTAAAATAGACGAGTTGAAACTGAAGTACGAGCCCGAAG AGAAAATGGAAGTGCCCATACTCAAGAAGAGGCGTGAGGTCCTGCCTGTGGATGTGAGAACCCCTGACGATGGGTGTGTCCTCAGCGCTTCAGGGGAAGAAGTTCCCAGATCGCCACGTCAGAGAGAGGAGGCGCAGTCCTGTGCTAGCCACTTGGAAGGTAACAACTTGCAGTTAGAAAAGACAGTCTCTGTAAATACACCAGGAGGCCCTCTCTCTCCTCGTCAAAGTCTGCCCACGAGTATTCAGCCAGCGAAGGAGAAGAAACGCGTGACCCTTAGAGAAGTTCCCACCGTGAGTGCGAGAAGCGGAAACTCCCTGGAGGCTCCCAG GTTAGATGCTGAATCAGAGCTTCCAGCAGAagttaaagaagagaaagaaactgcaAGCAAGTTGGAAAAGAAAACTTGTAAGAAATCACACCCTATTCTGTACGTGTCCTCCAAGTCCACGCCGGAGACCCAGTGCCCCCAGCAGTGA